From the genome of Haloplanus vescus:
ATATTCAAGTATTTCCTCACCCAAATCGAATTTATCTGAATCTTCAGGAGCCTTTGAGCGGACAGCGTCATTCTCAATTGCGATGATAAGAGTAGTTTCAGCACCTACGGAGGCATATTCCTTGATCTCATCTATCATATCCAAATGTCATGCGAATATATAGAAGTAAAAATGCTAGGAATCAGGCACTATCAGAGGGGTATCTCACTAGTAGATTGAAATTTTTCTTTCTGTTGATTTGGTGAATCAGGGCCATATAGAGACGAGCAAACTATGCCTCTGTCCGCAGAGGTCCCTATGAAATTTCGGAAGGCAGTTTGTCGTCGGGATTTTTGATTTCTGTTCTTAAAGATACACCAAAATTAACAGAATATATTTTTCCCTCGTTTCGGAGTATTCGCAACAATTTTTCCGCATAGGAAGTCTCCATTCCAAATTCGTTTTCGCACTCTGAGATCACTTCCTTCCTTGGTGCCCCCTCTGGATCGGAGGAATCAACCTCGTCTTGTTTCTGACTCACAAGAGACAACATGGTTATTGCATTCTCAATGTCTGTCTCAGAAGCTACCCCGTCAAACTCCAAGTCTGGACTACTCGTATCGACCTTATCCTTAATGTTCCACCAATATTTCGTTGGTATCTCCGATGGGCGTTCATTAGGTATACTACAATTCACCCAATGGCTCACGAACGCCACCTGATCTCCGTCTATCTTCTCGCCACACGTCGGACAGGTAATTGACGCTGTGAAGTCTCCATCAGAACTGTCATCCTCGTCATCTACAGGAGAGATACCAGCCTCCTCTTGATGATGTTGAATACGAGGGTCAGAGTGGAAATCTTTGTTTACCGAAGATGAATGCCTCTTGTTTCGGCTTTGAGAGTAGGTTGGAGAGTTGCCATCAATAGAGACAAGTTTGACCCCGCGATTTTCGGCGACTGCTTTCGCTTCAGAAGTGAATGAACTAGTAGTAATAACAATCGCACCGTGAATATCTGGCCGTGTCAAAAGACCAGATGTTTTCTGTACTGTAGGGCTACCAACGCGGTTTCCAGTAGCGTATGCCTTT
Proteins encoded in this window:
- a CDS encoding restriction endonuclease, with the translated sequence MDADRFERTVARWLQKEGFRTELTPPTNDRGADIIAKKHGRNYAVQAKAYATGNRVGSPTVQKTSGLLTRPDIHGAIVITTSSFTSEAKAVAENRGVKLVSIDGNSPTYSQSRNKRHSSSVNKDFHSDPRIQHHQEEAGISPVDDEDDSSDGDFTASITCPTCGEKIDGDQVAFVSHWVNCSIPNERPSEIPTKYWWNIKDKVDTSSPDLEFDGVASETDIENAITMLSLVSQKQDEVDSSDPEGAPRKEVISECENEFGMETSYAEKLLRILRNEGKIYSVNFGVSLRTEIKNPDDKLPSEIS